Genomic DNA from Leptospira broomii serovar Hurstbridge str. 5399:
TCTTAACTTTCGGGATATTTTCGGAGCGCGATAATTGCGTGCAATAAATATGGAAGATACAAAATTGAACGACTATAAAATAGAAAAGTGCAGTTCGGAGGATATATTGCAAATCGCGTTGAGTTGATTTCAATTTCATTCTAACGAACTCTTTCATAGAACTGATTCCTTTATATTTCGAAATCAAGAAAGAATTTTATTAGTTTATTTATCGATCTATTTATTCCAGATCGAATTTGCAATAGGCGCAAAACTACTCGTTTAAGGGATATGTGCAATTTCTCATCGACACTCGTCGAAATCCCCGCTTTACCGGCTGATTCAGGACCGAAAGCCGGAGACGAATTAAATTATTTAAGTTTTCTGACTTTGAATTTGATCAATCGATTCAATCCTCCTCGGTTAAACGACTTCAATTTATGTAAAATTCCTTCTTCGTTAACTAAGTTCGAATATTATTTTCCGCTATCGTCCGGATAGCGTATTTTATTAACAAATGTTAACGACCTTACTTAATTCTAAAAATGTCTTATATTATAAAAGGACCATTTCGACCTTTCGACTTTGATTTAACGGAAAAAAGGAGCTTCGATGCAAGAATGCGAAGAACAAACTTCGAGCGGTAAGGATGGTAAGGATTGCGATCCTCCATATGTGGAGACGCCGCACCCTTCTACCGGAGAAGCGGATTCTTTCGATAAAACTCTTATTGAAAACGAGCTTAGATTCCATACGGCAATGTACCACTCCCCTCACGGCTTCGCAATCGTTTCCCCCAACGGAAGATGGATCAGCGTAAATCCCGCGTTATGCAAAATAGTCGGATATTCGGAAGAGGAACTGCAAGAAACCGATTTTCAATCAATCACTCATCCTCAAGATTTGGAAGAGGATTATAATCTCGTTCAAGAATTATTGAGCGGCAAATTAGACTCTTATCGTCGCGAGAAAAGATACCGGCATAAGGACGGCCACTATCTCTGGATTCAACTAGATGTGTCACTAGTCCGCAAAAACGGAGTGCCGAACTATTTCGTAGCTCAAATACAAGAAATTTCGGAACGTAAACAAGCCGAAAAAGCTCTCCGAGAAAGCGAAGAGAGATTTCGCCAATTAGCGGAAACAATCGACGAGATTTTCTGGATGAGGGACGCCGAAACGAATCGTCTCTTATACGTGAGCCCGGCGTATGAAAGAATTTGGGGACGCTCGGTCGAAAGTCTTTTTCAAAATCCCGATTCTTGGCTGGACTCCATCCACTCGGACGATTTACATCTAGTTTTTCCGAATATTAGAAAACAAAACGAACAAGGCGGTATGAACGAAAAATTCAGAATCGTACGCGCGGACGGTTCCGAACGTTGGATACGCGCTCATTCGTTTAAAGTAATCGGCTCCGATGGAAAAGTGGATCGAATCGTAGGCGTCGCCCGGGATGTGACGAAACAGCACGAACTTGAAAAGCAGTTGGCTCATTCGCAAAGAATGGAGTCGATAGGTTCTCTCGCGGGAGGAGTCGCCCATGACTTCAACAATATACTTACGGTTATTATGGGATTTTCTTCCATATTGGAGCAGAATAAATATGATCCGCAAAAAATTATGCAATCCGTTGAGGTAATTCGAAATACAGCCGAACGAGGAGCTTCGTTAGTTAAGCAGCTACTGACATTAGCGAGAAAATCGGAATCGTTCTTTCAACTTATTTCGTTAAACGAAGTAGTTCGGGAGGCGTTAAATATCGCCAAGTCCACTTTTCCGAAATCCATCTTAATCGAAGCCGATTTTCAATCGGATCCGATACGAATCAATGCGGACTATACGCAAATTCATCAAATTTTCATTAACTTAATTCTCAATGCCAAGGATGCCATGCAAAAGGGAGGGAAACTCACGATAGGTATGAAAGAAGTTGATCGAGCTTCTTTTTCATCCGAAGACCCGATAGTATCGCAAAAGAGATTCGCTTTGTTGGAAATCAGCGACACCGGAATCGGAATGAATGAGGAAACGAAACGGAGAATTTTCGATCCTTTTTTCACGACTAAAGCTTTAGGAAAAGGAACTGGACTCGGTCTATCCTTAGTAGAAGGAATAGTTGAAAATCATAAAGGGTTTATAACCGTTGAAAGCGTGCTAGGCCAGGGAACGAAGTTCAGCATATACCTACCAGTCGAAACTCAAAAACCGAAATCTCTTCGTACACTTGACAAAGTCGAAAACGCTCGACACGGAAACGGGGAGTGGATTCTTCTCATAGAGGACGAGGAAATGATACTGGAACCTCTGACAAACTACCTTTCACACTTCGGATACAATCTGCTTTCCGCAAAGGATGGAGAAGAAGCATTGTCGGTCTTTTCAGCAAACAGAGATAAGATACAAGTCGTTTTATGCGATTTAAATCTTCCTAAAGTAAACGGAATCGAGGTTTTGAGAAAACTTAGATCGATGGACTCTTCCAAAACCTTAATCCTAGCAAGCGGATATATTGATCCTCAATTAAGGCCTGAAATCGAAAATATCGGGCTAAAATATACGATTCAAAAACCGTATAAGTTCGAAGAAATTTTGAGAATATTGAGAGAGATTTGACTTCCGACATCCCATCTAAATTACATTTATATTTAAATAGAATATTATAATTTATGCTCCTTCCAAACTCGGTTTCTAATCCTGCTTAAGGAAACGGGAGTGATTCCCAAATAAGACGCTATATAATGCTGGGGAACTCGAGTCAGAATATCAGGTTGTTGTTTAACCAAATTCAAATATCGTTGTTCGGGACTGTCCCTAATTCTCGATAAGAAAAGCACCATATATGCATCGAAGCGTTCCATGGCGAATTCACGTAAATATTCGACAATCCCTTCATTCTCTCTATAAATCTGGGCGGCATCTTGTTCGGTTATGAAGTATAATTCGGTAGGTTCCAAGCTCTCCAGGATAAACTCGCTAGTTTATATCCTTACCTCTATAGCTATAAATGGAGGTAAGAAGGTCTATTTTCAAAGAAAAACCCGATGGTAATGTCCTTTCCTTGGCCGTCAAACCACAAGCGAAGACAACCTTTCTTAACGATATATATCGTTTTTGTAAATTCTCCCTTCCGGATCAAAACGGTTTTAGCGGGAATCTTCATCTCCCGAAACTTGGGCTCGTATTTCGACCAATTCTTTTCTAATTCCGGGATTTTTCTCTTAATCTCCTCGATTAAATGTAGATTGATCATACGAAACCTTCCGAGTTTTCGACGTTACTATACACCGATCCGTCAAAAATCAAGATTTGTTCGCTTTATTCCAGGAAGGAGCCGCCTTTACGTTTCTATCCATTCGAAAAAGTGGTCGATCTTGTCCGGAACGTTAAGGACTTCGATGAAATACAGTTTCAATTATGAATCTTAAATTGATCCGCGATCTTTTTCAACGTTTCGGCATTCGAAGAGAGGCTCATAGACGTCGCTGAAACTTCCTCCGAACTGGAAGCGGTGCCTAAGGCCTCTTCGTTCCAGCGAAATATGACTTCCGTAATTTCGCGTACCGCCCTTTTTTGCTCTTGGATCGAAAGTTTTACGGCCTCGGCCTCTGCCCCGATCTTATCGGATTGTTTATCCACCTCCACATTCAGCGATTCTTGCGCGGAAGTGATATCATAAAGGTGCTGCATATCGTCCGCCATCGCGTCTATGTTAGCAATTATATTATGAATCGTTTCCACCGATGACCTCACCCCGTTTACGCCGTTCGTTAATTCGGATTTATTCTTTCCCAGCATTACCGAGATGGACTTTATCGAAGAGGCCGTTTTTTCGGAAAGCTTCGAAATTTCGTCCGCAACTACTGCAAACCCTTTCCCTGCCCCACCGGCCCTAGCTGCTTCGATGGCTGCGTTTAAGGAGAGTAGCTGCGTTTGATCGGAGATTTCGTTGATTATATGTATGATTTCCGACATCTGCTCGGATGATTTAAGAATATTATTTAAAGTGGAATCCATCAATACCAAAGACTCTTCTCCTTTTTTGGCTTCCGATGAAATCGTATTGGCTTTTTCCAAAGAGTTTTGAATTTCCGTACCGATTTTCCTCACGCCCTTGGATAAGTCCTTTATTTTGGAATGAAAATCATGGATGTTCTCGAATTGGTTTTTCACTTTGTCCGCGATATTTTCCATACCTGCGCTCATCTCTTCGGTCGTCGCGGACATTTGTTCGGAGGAGGCCGCGGTGGACTGCGCTACAGTTGCAAACGATTGGGAAGAAGCACTCAATTGATTAGCCGATGTCGCCAAATCTATCGCAATATGCTGAACATTCTTCAATGAACCTGCGATCGTTTTTATGAACGAATTCATATCCCGGCTCATGATTCCGATCTCGTCCTTATAATGTGCATCAATTTGTTCGGTCAGATCTCCGTCCGACATTCTTTTAAGCACTCGACTTACGGAGCTCAAAGGGCTTAATCTCTTATTCAGCAAACGATAAAGAAATATCCCCGAGGCGGAGGCAATCATTATCGAAACTAAAAAGATTCCCAGGATAAGTTCGTTTAACGAATCCGATATTTCTCCGAACGGTTGAACTGCCACCACATTCAATTTCCAGTGATCCAGGCGTTTAAGTGTGGCGAAACGATCCTGGCCACCGAAGTAAAATTGCATTATTTCGCCGTCTTTTAATGACATCAACTTTTCTCCGAAACTCTCCTTTGAAATATCCACTTTCAAAATTAAGTCCTTAACTTTATGTGCGATGATCCGGCCTTCCTGCTCCACGATGGAAACGTATCCTTCCCTTCCCAATTGAGCGTTTGCAATAAGCTGTTCAGAAATACTTCCTAATGAAAGTGCAATGCAAAGTACGCCGATAAAAACTCCGTTCCGACGGATTGGAGTCGATAACACTACGACTGAATTTCCGCTAATAGGGGATTTTTTAGCACGGCTTATCGAAATTTTTTGATTTTGCAACGAATTGAAAAAATTCCGAAGGTCTTCCCTCTGCTCCGGTGTTTTACCGTATCCCAAAGTTTTTCCGTCCAAAGAGTCCGCGACTACAAATGAATCGGGGCCAGAACCGTATATAAAGATGTTCTCATATACTTTATAACGATCGAAAATTTCCTTAAAGTATGAACTCGCGAGCGGCCTTCCGCTTTGAATCGACTGAATAGTACGTTCGTCCGCTGCCAGCGTTTGGGCCATATTTGCGTGTGATATTAGAAAATTATCGAAGTCCATTGCGACTATTTTCGCTACTGTTCTCATCTGATCCTGATAATGTTCCGTAATTTTCTTACTGCCTAAGAAATAGGCGGTTCCTGCGATCAAAGAAGTCAGAATCGCTATTATGCCGACACTCCAACCTATTAAAATGAATTTGAGACCTGCCTTTTTCATAATCGACTCCCGGATCGGATATTCGAGTTAGGATAAAAGAGACCTAGTCCGAAGTATCACTCTTATACGTGAGACTTCTTTTGCCTTCGAATTCGTTATTAACGAATGTAAATAAATTTCGAAGGCTCAAAATGCGGAATGTAAAGGAGAGTTCTTAAAATATCAAAAACTTAACTCTTCATGAAGAGGTAAAAAAGTTGACGAAGAGAACTGTAATATATATATGTAGCCAAACGGCTACATATATGAGACGAGACGTATTTCAAGCAATTGCCGATCCTACAAGGCGAGAGATCATTCGCTTGCTTTCCGTAAAACCCCTAACTTTGAACGGAGTGACTGCTAATTTCGAAATAAGTAGGCCTTCCATATCGAAGCATATTAAAATACTCCAGGAATGCGGACTAATAACGATCAAGCAAAGCGGTCGCGAACGGTATTGTGAAGCTAATTTGAAAAAACTGAAAGAAGTCTTCGACTGGGTGGAGTTCTACCGCAGATTTTGGGACAAAAAACTACTTTCTTTAAAAGATTATTTGGAGAGCGAAGAATGAATAAGGAATCCGTAATTAAAGAAATAACGGTGAAGGCATCGACTCCTCGAGTATGGAAAGCGATAACTAATAAAGACGAAATGAAAAAATGGTATTTCGATTTACCTACTTTCAAGCCCGAAGTCGGCTTCGAATTTCAGTTCGCTGCCGGTTTGGATGAAAAGAAATATGTCCATTTATGCAAAATCACGGAAGTCGTCGAAGGTCTGAAAATTGCATATAGTTGGCGCTATGAAGGATACGCGGGAGAATCCTATGTAACCTTTGAGCTATTTCCCGAAGGTGACTCGACGCGAATTCGTTTGACGCATTCCGGTTTAGAAACATTTCCGAGCCAGAATCCGGATTTAAAACGGGATAATTTCGTAGCCGGATGGACTCAGATAATCGAAAAACAGTTAAAAGAATTCTTAGATTTATCGATCGGGAAAAGTTAGTATAAAAAGTCCGTCCGAGCATAGTCGCAAAAAACCGAAATCCCTGCATTTAAAATGAAATCGTTCTATTTCTTTACACTGATTATCCCTATTTACTTCGCGATCGATGCGGCCCCGAAAAAGGAACCTCCATTGGGTCTCTGTCAAAAAGAAATAGGGACTTTTTGTCAAGATCGAAACATCCTGAATCAACTCATGGAATGTTTAAAAAAGGACGAATCCAGATTATCTTCCTCCTGCAAGCATCAATTAGGATCGCTTATCGAAGAATTCAAAACTAAAATGGAATCATGCAAAGATGATCGAGCCAAATTCTGTCGATGGGTGGTTCCCGGAGGAGGTCGAATTATAAAATGCTTAAAAGATCGTGAAACCGAAATTTCCACCTTCTGCAAGGAGACTTTAAAAGAGTTGTATAAACCGCTCAACTGAAGAATAAACCGATTCTAAATCTACGATCGTACGTGTCTCATATCCGGAGTTTTTAAAAAGATGAATTCTTTCGGAAGTTATCATTTATCAGCATTTGTTTTCGAATAAATAACTTTTCTCTTTCAAACTTTATCCGAGAATCGTTTAAAATGAAGAAACTCCGGTCGAAATCAGAGGAATTCGTCGTATTCAGAACCGTAGGATTGGCAAAAATTTATGATATGGGAGAAATCAAAGTTCAAGCTCTTACGGACATCAATTTAAAATTCCTAAAATCGGAGTTTGTAGTCATGTTGGGACCAAGCGGAAGCGGCAAATCGACTCTATTGAATATCCTGGGTGGATTGGATACCCCCACGTCAGGGGAAGCTTATTTTAATAATCAACCTTTGCAGACAGATAGGGACGAGGATCTTACGGAATTCCGAAGAAAATACATAGGATTTGTATTCCAATTTTATAATCTTATTCCGAGCTTAACTGCGGAGGAGAATGTGCAGTTGGTTACCGATATCTCTTCAAATCCGATGAGACCGATGGAGGCGTTGGACTTAGTCGGTCTTGCGGATCGAAAGGACCATTTTCCTGCTCAGCTTTCCGGAGGAGAGCAACAGAGAGTCGCAATCGCTCGGGCGATCGTAAAGAAGCCCGAAATTCTGCTATGCGACGAGCCCACAGGAGCCCTGGATTTTACTACCGGAAAAATCGTCCTGGATGCCATATCTAAAATCAACAGAGAATTAGGGACAACTACGATTATTATTACTCACAATGTCGGAATCGCAGCGATAGCGGATCGCGTAGTTGAAATGAGGGATGGAAGAATCATTTCGGACAAATTAAATAAGAATAAACTTTCCACGGCTAGCCTGCATTGGTGAAAACGTTAGATAAGAAAGTATTTAGGGAATTTTTAGCTTTAAAATCCCAAGCAATCACGATCACACTTGTTGTCGCCTCCGGTATCGCCGTATTTCTCACCTCTTTAAGCGCTTACAACTCTCTACTAAACGCTCGCGATCGCTTTTACGCAGACTATTCTCTTGCACAAGGATTCGTATCGCTTAACAAAGCCCCGAATTCAATTCTTTCGGAAATTTCGAAAATACCGGGCGTTGCAGCTTCGGAAGGTAGAATTGTAAAAGACGTCGTCCTGGACTTTGAAACCGAGTCAGTCCCGAGCGGAGGAAGAGTTATCAGCTTAACAGAAGGACTCAGTACGTTAGCGCTTACACATGGCGCTCTCCCAAAGAATAAGGACGAAGTAGTTATCAGCGATGCATTCGCCGCGACTAATCTGTTAAAAGTTAATTCTAAAATAGTGGCGATATTAGAAGGGCAGAGAAAAATCCTGATCGTTGCCGGAATCGCCCTCTCCCCCGAATTCGTCTACGTATTTCGCCCTTCTAATTTCCTCCCTGACGATAAGCACTATGGAATCCTGTGGATGCAAAGGGAAAATGCGGAAGATATTTTTAATATGCAGGGGGCAATCAATGATATAGTCTTTAATTTCACTCCGGATGCGGATAAGAATTTCGTATTAAAGGAAGTGGACCGACTATTAGAACCTTATGGAGGATTAGGCTCTTACGACAGGGACAAACTTCCATCTCACTCGTTTTTGCGGGATAAGTTTAAACAATTAAAAACCACTGCGTTCTCCCTGCCGTTGATTTTCCTGGGAGTCGCCGCTTTCCTACTTCATATAGTTTCCACTAGAATTATTTCCAAACAAAGAGAACAGATTGCCACCCTAAAGGCGATCGGGTACGGCAATACTGCGATCGGACTGCATTACTTAAAAATAATATCCTTAATCAGCTTATTGGGTTCAGTTTTGGGAATCGCCTTCGGTATTTACTTAGGAACCAAAATGGTAGCTCTCTACGGCGAGTATTTTAAATTTCCGAAATTACAATTTGTGTTGGATCCAAGTTTGATTTTCCAGGGAATTCTAATCGGTTTTGCTGCGGGGGGCGTTGGATCGTTGCTTTCCGTAAGAAATGCAATCATGCTCCAACCCGCACAAGCGATGAGACCGCCGATTCCGGAATCGTATTCCCGAAATTTTCTGGAAGGGTATATAAAAAATTTCTCCGCAATATATCGAATCATGTTAAGAAATTTAACGAGGAGACCCGGTAGGACGTTCCTATCGATTTTAGGAGTTTCCTGCTCCGTAATGATCATGATCCTAGGTTTGTTCACTCGCGATACGATGGATTACATTCTAAAAGTTCAGTTCGAGTACTTACAAAGGGATTCGGTCACTCTTAATTTTTTGAACGCAGTTTCATCGCATTCGATAATTGAAGTAGCGGATAAAGATGGAGTCTTATCGGCGGAAGGCTTTAGAACGGTTCCGATCCGAATCATATTCGGAAATTTGAATAAAGAACTTCTGCTTATGGGCCTTCCTGAGAATTCCGAATTAAGAAAATTGATGAACGAAACGGGAGACTTTGTATCTCCACCGGGAGACGGAGTTCTACTTAATGCGAAAGTTGCTAAGAAGCTTGGAATCAAAAAAGGGGATCGCTTACAGCTGGAAATTTTAGAAGGTAAGCGCGAAACTGCAGAGGTGGAAGTAACCGGAATGATAGACGAGATACTGGGTCAAGGCGCGTATATGGAAAAATCGTCGGTAAATAGATTGCTCCGAGAAGGAGATCTCATAAACTTAATGGCGCTTCGCACCGATTCCCTCAAGGAGGAACAGTTATTAAACGAACTAAAAAATTATCCTAAAATTTCCGGCGTCTCAACTCGGGAAAGAACGCTGAAAATATTTTATGATACCATATCCAAAAGCGTTATCGCGGCTGCCGTCATAATAATTATTTTCGCTTGCATCATTTCTGTCGGAGTGGTTTATAATACCGCCTTAATCGTGCTATCGGAACGAGTCTTCGAATTAGGCAGCCTACGAATCCTGGGGTTTACTAAAGAGGAAGTCTTCATGATCCTATCGGGAGAACTCGCTATAGAAATTCTCCTCTCTATACCCTTGGGTTGCTTATTCGGATACGGTTTCGGTTATGCGTTGCTAAGCACGATTCAAACCGAAGGATTTAAAATCCCTCTGTATATCTCCGAGAAAACGTATTTCATCGCAATCATGACGGTTCTCGCCACGTCTGCGATCAGCTTTTGGATACTTTATTTAAAAGTGAAATCGATGGACTTAATTTCCGTTTTAAAAATAAGAGAATAATTCATGAATTTAAAAGAAACAGCTTTATCCATCTATCATAATAAAAAAACCAGAATTGCCCTCGCAGTCGTTTTACTGATCCTCATTGCATGGTCTTTTTTGAGACCGAAACCTGTGGTCTCGGAAAAAGCAGCCGTCCGCCGAGGAAACTACGAGCAAATCGTGGAGGAAGAAGGAACGACTCGAGTCAAGGAAAAGTTCACTTTGTATTCTCCTGTAACGGGAATTCTCCTCAGAGTCGATAAACATATCGGAGACAGGGTCGCAAAGGGCGACACCGTCGCCGTCGTCAAATGGGATTACGACAGAAAGGTCTTAGCGCCGATTTCGGGAACGATTCTGGCGATCCAAAGGGAAAGCGAAGGCCCCATATCGATGGGCGCTCCTATTTTAGATATTGGTAATACAAAGAATTTGGAAATTTCTTGTGAACTTTTAACCCAAGACAGTGTGCATGTGCATCCCGGTGATCCAGTCCAAATAAACGGATGGGGAGGAGATTCGATTCCGGGAAAAGTAAGGCTGATCGAGCCTTCAGCATTCACTAAGATTTCCTCGTTAGGCGTCGAAGAACAAAGGGTTCGAGTAATCATAGATTTCGCATCGCCTCCGGAAATGGGCGATTCGTTTAAAATTAAAGCTAAAATCATTTCCTTCCGAAAGGAAAACGTCCTGATTCTTCCGAGCGCAGCTCTCTTTAGAGACGGCGAGGATTGGGCTGTCTTTCAAGTCCTTAAAAGGAAGGCGAAAAAAGTGCATGTCCAAATCGGGGCTCGGAGTGGAAAATCCTCACTGTTACTAAGCGGTTTAAAGGACGGTGACGAAGTTATTCTATATCCGAATGAAGAGATTCGAGAAGGCGTGATTGTGGAATAATCGCGACATCTCTCAAGTCGCTTTACTAAAAATCAGACCGTCGGGAATCCTGGATCGACTTTGTAAAAGTTACAAAGAGATTGTTGAAGATGTTTGTCTTCTTGATTTGAGTCATTGTTAAGCGTCGAAATTCAAAGTCCCGCAAAAAACGATAATCCATCCATATCGATCTTAGGAATAATAATATCCTCCGAAACGACTAATTGGCAGGAAATGTCTCCAGTTAACGCTAAGACGCGGCATTATTGAGCAATCTCGCCCCTCTTCAATCTATATGGTTTTTAATTTTTCAATATAGGGATTTTTTCATTGACTAAGTATATACTCAGTGAGTAAATACTTATCGAAATGATTCCTCTAACTCGACACGAACAAAAGGAAAAAACTAGGCAGAACCTGATCGAAACTTCCCGGAACCTATTTGCCAAGGAAGGAATCTCGGCGACGACTACCGCAAATATCGCAAAGACGCTGCAGATTTCTCACGGCACTGTTTTCCTTCACTTTCCCGTTCGTGAAGATTTAATCTTAGCGGTAATCGACGATTTTGGACATTCGCTTTCGGACGAACTCAGAGTCAACTTAGAGCAAGAATCCGGAATCAAAGGGATATTAACGGCGCATATCAAAGTGCTAAGCGAATTCGAAGACTTTTATTACCGCTTACTTACGGAAATGCATTCTTTACCGGAAACCGTAAAGGGAACGATTTTTATGTTAAACGCCGCCGTTTCGAAGAAATTGTATGCGGCTGCCGAACCTCTAATGAGTCGCGGAGAAATCAAAAAAATGGAACGGCAACTCTTGTTCAATACCTGGATGGCACTACTTCACTATTATATCGTAAATAGGGAACATCTAGGTAAGACGTCTCCTATTCTAAAGGAGAAGGGAAACTACCTACTCAAGCATTTTCTAAATTTAATTTATGTGTAGTAGACTCGTTCAAACGAGTAAGGAGAAAAACAATGAGTGAGAAATGCAAATCATGCGCCTCCTGCGGGATGCCGCTTGAAAATAAGGAAGACTTTGCATTAGGGGATCCGTCGCAGATCTATTGTAGATACTGTACTGACCCGACGGGAAAACTTCTTCCTTTCCAGACAATTCTTGCAATGAATGCAAAGCAATTCGAGGAATCGCAGGGAATCACCGAGGAAGCGTCAATACGAATGGCTAGAGACATTCTTAGGAATCAACCGGCCTGGAAAGGACTAGGCGTTTAGAATACGAAGGAGCACTATTATGCAGGAAAAACAAATTTTGGAATCAACTCGAGAAACGAATATTGAAACGGAATATCTCATGTCGATGCAGGTTCCCGGGGCAGGAGCTCCACACCTAATCGATTCGAGTTTACGAATTCATAGAGCAGGCTTGGACGGGCGGGTGCACGGTCCGAAAATTTCAGGTACAATCGTTCAACCGACGGCCGACTGGCTGCGCATCTGTCCGGATGGAACAATGCGTGTTGATGCCCGCATAACCATAGTCACGAACGACGACGCTGTTATATATGCGTCTTATAACGGGATCATCCGAATGTCTCGCGGGAATTTTGAACGAATGTCAGGTGGAGAAACGTTAACCGCTAAGGATATGTATTTCGTCATCGCACCGACGTTCCAAACCGGCAATGAAAAATATCTCTGGTTGAATCAATTACAAGCCGTCGGAAAAGTTTCGGCCATCAAAGGAGGGGAAGCCGGATACGTTGTATACGATCTATATGCGATACGATGAATTGAAAGCTACGGCACGACTTCGGAATTTCCATTAAAGAATGAGATTCTTCGAAGCCGAAAGCCGTGTCTTCCCGTTAACAAGCAAATCGATTAGATAAGTCTACTCGACATAGAATCGAACAAACGGAGCAACTATCTTTGAAAAGAATCAAAATCGCTTAAATGCGATCGATTCAAAAAGCTTAGGTTTGTTCGAGGCTAAGCGCACCGGAAGGACATTTTCGAATTTGTGCAACAACATCCGCGGACGAAGTTCCCTCCAGCGTAACCCAGGGAGATTTCCTTGGATCGAAGACTTCCGGCAACCCGCGAAAACAAATTCCGGAATGAATGCAAATCCCCGGCTTCCAAACTACGGTAATTTCTCCGTTATTGTATTTTTTAGTAATGTCTTTCATCGAGATTATCCTTCAAAAAAGTTTTGTATCGATCTTAATTGGGGAAGTTAATACCTTATGTATAGGGCAGGCGTTTGCCGCGTGTAATAATCTTTCCCGCTCTTTTTCGTTCAAATTTCCC
This window encodes:
- a CDS encoding TetR/AcrR family transcriptional regulator; this translates as MIPLTRHEQKEKTRQNLIETSRNLFAKEGISATTTANIAKTLQISHGTVFLHFPVREDLILAVIDDFGHSLSDELRVNLEQESGIKGILTAHIKVLSEFEDFYYRLLTEMHSLPETVKGTIFMLNAAVSKKLYAAAEPLMSRGEIKKMERQLLFNTWMALLHYYIVNREHLGKTSPILKEKGNYLLKHFLNLIYV
- a CDS encoding efflux RND transporter periplasmic adaptor subunit, which encodes MNLKETALSIYHNKKTRIALAVVLLILIAWSFLRPKPVVSEKAAVRRGNYEQIVEEEGTTRVKEKFTLYSPVTGILLRVDKHIGDRVAKGDTVAVVKWDYDRKVLAPISGTILAIQRESEGPISMGAPILDIGNTKNLEISCELLTQDSVHVHPGDPVQINGWGGDSIPGKVRLIEPSAFTKISSLGVEEQRVRVIIDFASPPEMGDSFKIKAKIISFRKENVLILPSAALFRDGEDWAVFQVLKRKAKKVHVQIGARSGKSSLLLSGLKDGDEVILYPNEEIREGVIVE
- a CDS encoding zinc ribbon domain-containing protein, which produces MSEKCKSCASCGMPLENKEDFALGDPSQIYCRYCTDPTGKLLPFQTILAMNAKQFEESQGITEEASIRMARDILRNQPAWKGLGV
- a CDS encoding (4Fe-4S)-binding protein, which gives rise to MKDITKKYNNGEITVVWKPGICIHSGICFRGLPEVFDPRKSPWVTLEGTSSADVVAQIRKCPSGALSLEQT
- a CDS encoding DUF3237 domain-containing protein, whose amino-acid sequence is MQEKQILESTRETNIETEYLMSMQVPGAGAPHLIDSSLRIHRAGLDGRVHGPKISGTIVQPTADWLRICPDGTMRVDARITIVTNDDAVIYASYNGIIRMSRGNFERMSGGETLTAKDMYFVIAPTFQTGNEKYLWLNQLQAVGKVSAIKGGEAGYVVYDLYAIR
- a CDS encoding ABC transporter permease, whose translation is MVKTLDKKVFREFLALKSQAITITLVVASGIAVFLTSLSAYNSLLNARDRFYADYSLAQGFVSLNKAPNSILSEISKIPGVAASEGRIVKDVVLDFETESVPSGGRVISLTEGLSTLALTHGALPKNKDEVVISDAFAATNLLKVNSKIVAILEGQRKILIVAGIALSPEFVYVFRPSNFLPDDKHYGILWMQRENAEDIFNMQGAINDIVFNFTPDADKNFVLKEVDRLLEPYGGLGSYDRDKLPSHSFLRDKFKQLKTTAFSLPLIFLGVAAFLLHIVSTRIISKQREQIATLKAIGYGNTAIGLHYLKIISLISLLGSVLGIAFGIYLGTKMVALYGEYFKFPKLQFVLDPSLIFQGILIGFAAGGVGSLLSVRNAIMLQPAQAMRPPIPESYSRNFLEGYIKNFSAIYRIMLRNLTRRPGRTFLSILGVSCSVMIMILGLFTRDTMDYILKVQFEYLQRDSVTLNFLNAVSSHSIIEVADKDGVLSAEGFRTVPIRIIFGNLNKELLLMGLPENSELRKLMNETGDFVSPPGDGVLLNAKVAKKLGIKKGDRLQLEILEGKRETAEVEVTGMIDEILGQGAYMEKSSVNRLLREGDLINLMALRTDSLKEEQLLNELKNYPKISGVSTRERTLKIFYDTISKSVIAAAVIIIIFACIISVGVVYNTALIVLSERVFELGSLRILGFTKEEVFMILSGELAIEILLSIPLGCLFGYGFGYALLSTIQTEGFKIPLYISEKTYFIAIMTVLATSAISFWILYLKVKSMDLISVLKIRE